A stretch of the Nematostella vectensis chromosome 1, jaNemVect1.1, whole genome shotgun sequence genome encodes the following:
- the LOC125570199 gene encoding uncharacterized protein LOC125570199 isoform X2, with protein sequence MFALSNLVFLLLSMQQEQPRTYIILSDEYFPAQNISSSFPNTQVNINIISAKKANFVNYLEVFCGNHKDTFIIGCLQSQLDHLFVELARGFSMPFICVGDTLTKTSLQAQPYVTLGASPVAVSSIISQMADISSATHVFLLGTRTQTNSILPELLSTKLTINITYSAIAGDFENNLNNALQKIDSNKDFVLVVFLESSIIDRALRDAIYNFHSLVKTVIVGDGSEERLELDSKRSDVLLIKMEGYMDVLTSDAIRLTDATVKKSSNNKTHDCFSGTDQDNLSLFNR encoded by the exons ATGTTCGCCCTCAGTAATTTGGTGTTTCTGCTATTATCGATGCAGCAAGAACAACCGAGAACATACATTATCCTCAGCGATGAATATTTTCCAGCTCAAAATATATCGAGTAGTTTCCCCAACACTCAGGTTAACATTAACATAATCTCGGCGAAAAAAGCAAATTTTGTCAATTACTTGGAAGTGTTTTGTGGAAACCACAAAGATACTTTTATAATTGGATGTCTTCAAAGCCAACTTGATCACTTATTTGTGGAATTGGCTCGAGGTTTCTCGATGCCATTTATCTGTGTTGGAGACACGCTCACCAAAACAAGCCTTCAG GCTCAACCATACGTCACACTCGGCGCTTCGCCTGTCGCGGTGTCCAGCATTATCTCGCAAATGGCGGACATTTCTTCAGCTACGCATGTATTTCTTCTCGGGACTCGGACCCAGACAAACAGCATCCTACCTGAGCTGCTGTCGACAAAGTTAACTATTAACATTACCTACTCGGCCATCGCTGgagattttgaaaacaatCTAAACAATGCCCTCCAAAAGATTGATTCTAACAAAGATTTTGTGCTAGTTGTGTTCCTCGAGAGCTCTATTATAGATAGAGCCTTGAGGGACGCCATATACAATTTTCATTCACTCGTGAAGACTGTTATAGTCGGCGACGGGAGTGAGGAAAGACTGGAGCTGGATTCCAAAAGAAGCGATGTTCTACTTATCAAAatggaaggttacatggacgTTCTAACAAGCGATGCGATAAGACTAACGGATGCAACGGTGAAAAAGTCCTCGAATAACAAGACGCACGATTGCTTTTCTGGAACGGATCAAGACAATTTGTCATTATTTAATCGGTGA
- the LOC125570199 gene encoding glutamate receptor 2-like isoform X1 — protein MTTIRFTRHIRIACTVWHQVLYYNLREGLQFRTMFSKISQYIFMFVTHYTATQHTTTDRHLHNVIITIIIYLAIISNSFEGAEKLLKQINIQLSPVGDQANTEFIINKLLPFGQGVENVGMVAGGKVEMFDNLLRPKLKCKDPNALCVVVILDVLCYKSVYEVESSKECILSHMCTMFSHEMDDDNATITRAKHFCCKGFVIDILISLERDLDFKAEVYIVEDGKYGVYDRNSKRWYGMIGDLIDGKAELALTSLELSLAREEVVDFSNVPFIYHDRVIVMAVKSSYTSHDWFGFTKPFSTSLWITFGAASVILVIVVWIIDKYSPYGHKHHFQVFTLRDSFSYLSSTVFKINLDDVTAGTPQCKVYLCRVLLWDSGFNFYLHRKSNGVLDGSKSYISNNGYT, from the coding sequence ATGACCACAATTCGTTTTACTCGCCATATTCGAATAGCCTGTACAGTTTGGCATCAAGTTCTCTATTATAATCTTAGAGAGGGCCTGCAATTCCGCACAATGttttcgaaaatatcgcaatatATTTTCATGTTTGTTACACATTATACCGCaacacaacacacaacaaCAGATCGACACCTGCACAAcgtcataatcaccatcatcatttatttagctattatttcaaatagctttGAGGGCGCCGAGAAACTACTTAAACAAATCAACATTCAGCTTTCACCTGTTGGAGATCAAGCAAACACGGAATTCATAATAAATAAGTTGTTGCCATTCGGCCAAGGTGTCGAAAATGTCGGCATGGTGGCCGGTGGCAAAGTAGAGATGTTTGATAACCTGCTGAGGCCAAAGCTGAAGTGCAAGGATCCAAATGCACTCTGTGTTGTCGTAATACTGGACGTACTTTGCTATAAAAGCGTTTATGAAGTTGAGTCATCCAAGGAGTGCATCCTATCGCATATGTGTACAATGTTCAGCCACGAGATGGATGACGATAATGCGACAATAACTCGAGCAAAGCATTTCTGCTGCAAAGGATTTGTTATTGATATTCTCATAAGCTTGGAGAGGGACTTGGACTTTAAGGCTGAAGTCTACATTGTCGAAGACGGAAAATATGGTGTTTATGACAGGAATTCGAAAAGGTGGTATGGAATGATCGGGGATTTAATTGACGGCAAGGCTGAGCTTGCTCTCACTAGTTTAGAATTGTCTCTTGCGAGGGAAGAAGTGGTTGATTTTTCGAATGTCCCTTTTATATATCACGACCGAGTCATCGTGATGGCTGTAAAAAGTTCTTATACGTCGCACGACTGGTTCGGGTTCACGAAGCCGTTCAGTACTTCCTTATGGATCACATTTGGAGCTGCAAGTGTTATTCTGGTCATTGTCGTTTGGATCATCGACAAGTACAGTCCCTATGGCCACAAGCATCACTTCCAAGTGTTTACTCTGCGCGACAGTTTCTCGTATCTCTCCAGCACCGTGTTTAAGATCAACCTGGACGACGTGACAGCGGGCACGCCCCAGTGCAAGGTTTACCTATGCCGTGTTCTCCTTTGGGACTCTGGTTTTAATTTCTACCTACATCGCAAATCTAACGGTGTCCTTGATGGAAGTAAAAGTTACATTTCCAATAACGGGTATACGTGA